The genome window ttttttcttttttgtaaaaaaaatatgaggTAGTTAAGAATTATAAATTGCCTTGGGAAAAATGAACACATAAAATCTTTTGTTGGAGAGTATGAACAGATATATATGAGCTAATCACTACAAAATGAACTTCAATTATCAACATATATAATAACTacaaaattaaattccaagtaaCTAGCATCACCATCAAATCATTTAATCATGATTATTATTAACATCATACtcttgaaagaaaaaaaacccaaagctTTTGGCAAATATTTTCTTACCTAGgccaaaaatgtattttaagcTACTCATTCTGgtcattttaaaaaatgattcaTGCAATAAATTGAAGATAAGTAGTTTTTATAAGGTGATTAAAGATAACATATGACTGGaatgtatttaataaaaatatatatatattcaaatttcaaaagaagAAATAATCTAAAAAGtgggttttttcttttttctttttttttgcaaaaaaaaatatgaggtAGTTAAGAATTATAAATTGCCTTGGGAAAAATGAACACATAAAATCACATTTGTAGGTTAAAATGAGTTAGTTCATTTTTTCAAATGGTGAGGCATTGGGTTGTCCAATGGAGAAGTTTATACTTCTATCACACATCTTGGTTTTTGGGATCTTCTGATCATTGGATGGTTTTTCTCAGGTTCTTCAACAACAGTTGTTGTGGTATCACTTAGGCTAACTTCTTCAAGGCCTTCAGTGATTTCTTCAATGGTTTCTTCAAAGGCTGGGATATGAATAGGTGTGGATGCATGAGGTGGTGTGGTTAGTATGGGTGTGATGTTGTGCAAAGGAATCATTGATGTGCTTGGGTTTTCTAATTTGTTCATGGCTCTTCTTTGAATTCTAACTATGATGAGAAGTGCTATGATGATGATGGTTGAGCAGACTGTTACTGATATAGTAACtggaaaaatgataaaaagaaatattcaaaaaGTACATAAAGTGATCAAGGATATATTATAGATGATAAGATATATTCATTCAACAATTACAAGTTTGATGATAATACTATATTTCATCCTCATCATTAATATCAGCATTAATCATCTGTTCATAATTTGGAATGTCTGAAAGACTTTTTACATTTCCACACTCTGTTAATCTCTTTGCTATTcttctttttatcacatatataactatcattattgttattatGGGGATGATCAATACAAACCACAAATACTGTTTTGACTTGTTACCTGGTTTAAAGATTGTTTCATTGGTGTTATTAGGTGTTATGACAGTCCTTATTGTAGGGATGGTTGTATGACTGCTCCTTAGGGTGTTCCTAGGGGTGATCCTAGGGATGTCCCTTGCTGGGGAGGTGGTCCTTGATATTTTGGTGATCCTATAGCTAGAGGTCATCTTGGAGATGATATTTGCTGTAGTTGTTATTTGTGATGGAGTCCTTGATGCTTTCCTAGATGTTTTCTCAGGGATGTTCCATGCTGTGGTCATAAATTGGGGGGCAGTCCTAGAGGCTGTCTTAGGGACGGTCCTTGTTGCGAAGGATTGAGTGATGGTCCTTGATGTTGTGGCAGTAGTCCTTACTGTAGGTTTAGTTGTTTCATGTGTGCCTGTGGACaaaaatttaacattaaaataaaaaaaaatggagagACATTCAGCCTGCTGATTATGTTAAGAAGCTTTTTGACTTTAACATTGTATATTTACTATGAATAGACTTACaggtaacagttacccatttgagtaatgCTTTTTATAACCCTTATAGggaattgttttataaaaacagacaattttgtattcaaaatCTCTATAAAAAATCGTTCCTTGCATTTCAAGATTGTCTTACAACtgatttaaagttgtatggtctatagaAAAcagtttaagtgttatacatatttttctccgtctgcaCTAAATTTCCCTTCATAGACTACAATGTGTAGCCTCAGGGAAATttagtgcaaatgtcatggatgattgatttttacctgtgttctatttttagccaCATAGTAAGTTATAGGGACTTGTTTATGACTTTTACATACATTAGgataatgaaatttgtttccatttgagtaataatgtggaaagttgtcacagaatcctgcattaAAATTATCCCTCACATACAGGACAATTAATGCATATATCATCAGGGATCATTTTGGAGAGGGCCCTGTGGTCATTGGTCCccttaatttttgaaatggtcCATAATCAggaaatttctttatatttctttgtgCAAAGCCCTTTAGACAGGTTGGGAACATCCTCTGACTTGCGAGGATGCGCTGGAAGTCCAACACATCCTCACATTACAGAGGATTTTTTGTGTCTGAGTTCAGATGCATTTGTGTACAGGTAGGTaaaaacaaggatttataagtgagaaggattcgtgactgtctctttacataactgaacaccacgcgagacgcctatgaaccgggaataaaaaccatttttctcaacaaatacttatcttattgaatcaaacgaaacaccaatgtaaagtttattaaat of Argopecten irradians isolate NY unplaced genomic scaffold, Ai_NY scaffold_0568, whole genome shotgun sequence contains these proteins:
- the LOC138313054 gene encoding platelet glycoprotein Ib alpha chain-like produces the protein MAERILQTALGLLILISYSSACQSYLDCCKERGSSSDADFDVMCFSSRCTCVLFDLAKSIDTIHLTVDESYMEITVVGNQRVYIYSDLHDPPLCTGSIVYMKWGRGEQNCTHETTKPTVRTTATTSRTITQSIATRTVPKTASRTTSTHETTKPTVRTTATTSRTITQSFATRTVPKTASRTAPQFMTTAWNIPEKTSRKASRTPSQITTTANIISKMTSSYRITKISRTTSPARDIPRITPRNTLRSSHTTIPTIRTVITPNNTNETIFKPVTISVTVCSTIIIIALLIIVRIQRRAMNKLENPSTSMIPLHNITPILTTPPHASTPIHIPAFEETIEEITEGLEEVSLSDTTTTVVEEPEKNHPMIRRSQKPRCVIEV